In Scatophagus argus isolate fScaArg1 chromosome 7, fScaArg1.pri, whole genome shotgun sequence, a genomic segment contains:
- the LOC124061723 gene encoding BTB/POZ domain-containing protein kctd15-like, translating to MSSVSVSSQEGRSMSRMSLSRSPVSPMTAQGIPSPAQLTKANAPVHIDVGGHMYTSSLATLTKYPESRISRLFNGTEPIVLDSLKQHYFIDRDGDIFRYILSFLRTCKLLLPEDFKDFPQLYEEARYYQLTPMVRELERWQAEREAQRAAPCECLVVRVTPDLGERIALSGEKVLIEEIFPETGDVMCNSVNAGWNQDPTHVIRFPLNGYCRLNSVQVLERLFQKGFSIKASCGGGVDSSQFSEYVLCRDLRHSQSITSTPIRIKQEPLD from the exons ATGTCCTCTGTGTCGGTGTCCTCTCAG GAGGGGCGGAGCATGTCCAGGATGTCTCTGAGCCGCTCGCCCGTGTCCCCGATGACCGCCCAGGGCATCCCGTCCCCCGCCCAGCTCACCAAGGCCAACGCCCCCGTCCACATCGACGTCGGGGGCCACATGTACACCAGCAGTCTGGCAACGCTCACCAAATACCCCGAGTCCAG gATCAGTCGCCTGTTCAACGGCACTGAGCCCATCGTGCTGGACAGTCTGAAGCAGCACTACTTCATCGACAGGGACGGAGACATCTTCCGCTACATCCTCAGCTTCCTGCGGACCTGCAAGCTGCTGCTGCCCGAAGACTTCAAG GACTTCCCGCAGCTATACGAGGAGGCTCGATACTACCAGCTGACCCCGATGGTGCGGGAGCTGGAGCGCTGGCAGGCGGAGCGAGAGGCCCAGCGGGCGGCGCCCTGCGAGTGTCTGGTGGTCCGCGTCACGCCCGACCTGGGCGAGAGGATCGCGCTGAGCGGGGAGAAGGTGCTGATCGAGGAGATCTTCCCCGAGACCGGAGACGTCATGTGCAACTCTGTGAACGCCGGCTGGAACCAGGACCCGACCCACGTCATCCGCTTCCCCCTCAACGGATACTGCAGACTCAACTCTGTGCAG gtccTGGAGCGTCTCTTCCAGAAGGGCTTCAGCATCAAGGCGTCCTGCGGCGGGGGCGTCGACTCGTCCCAGTTCAGCGAGTACGTCCTGTGTCGCGACCTGCGGCACAGCCAGTCCATCACCAGCACCCCGATCCGGATCAAACAGGAACCTCTGGACTAA